From Actinoplanes oblitus, a single genomic window includes:
- a CDS encoding ABC transporter ATP-binding protein gives MTSVDLASVDLGYGTGEPVLRDVTVSARPGEVLAITGTSGAGKTTLLSAMAGLLAPRSGAVTVAGDPLGDRDAAVGRGVVLIPQENGLAAILTAAENISVAVIATGGSPADARRRTADALAAVGLAGQANQLIEELSGGQQQRAAIARGLALRGEVVLADEVTSELDAANRQKVLELLRAEADRGATVVLATHDPEAAAVCDRELHLVDGAATWARG, from the coding sequence ATGACTTCGGTGGACCTGGCGTCGGTGGATCTGGGGTACGGGACGGGTGAACCGGTGCTGCGCGACGTGACAGTCAGCGCGCGCCCCGGGGAGGTGCTCGCGATCACCGGAACTTCCGGAGCCGGCAAGACGACTCTGCTGAGCGCGATGGCCGGGTTGCTGGCACCCCGCTCGGGCGCGGTGACGGTGGCCGGTGACCCACTCGGCGACCGGGACGCCGCGGTCGGCCGCGGGGTGGTGCTGATCCCGCAGGAGAACGGGCTGGCCGCCATCCTCACCGCCGCCGAGAACATCTCGGTGGCGGTGATCGCGACCGGCGGATCGCCCGCCGACGCCCGCCGCCGGACCGCCGACGCGCTGGCCGCCGTCGGCCTGGCCGGGCAGGCCAACCAGCTGATCGAGGAGCTGTCCGGCGGCCAGCAGCAGCGCGCCGCGATCGCCCGGGGACTGGCCCTGCGCGGCGAGGTGGTGCTGGCCGACGAGGTGACCAGCGAGCTGGACGCGGCCAACCGGCAGAAGGTCCTGGAGCTGCTCCGCGCCGAGGCGGACCGCGGCGCGACGGTGGTGCTGGCCACCCACGACCCGGAGGCGGCAGCGGTCTGCGACCGGGAACTGCACCTGGTCGACGGCGCCGCGACCTGGGCTCGCGGCTGA
- a CDS encoding FtsX-like permease family protein, protein MTGLVLAMVWRRRGQAVTLALLAMLAVASAVAAPAYLIAADRAVAAGQISTAAPGELGLSIAASLNPRAGADPLAPPPLDFTTVAAALVDLPGFDYVYATEYPAVGIEPSLEFASRMVFRQGVCDHLTLRAGRCPAGEGELLLGERTAARLGLRPGDPVTLTGARFNDDAQTPGYVPAAVPQRLTVVGTYTIRDAGEAYWGSHGYFTATPGRGPGEPVFTLMATVAAMDHPGSDVSIDGTAGPAALDVDRLGDLRAGVDRLGDTAAKLGSGVQLSTGLPGLLDRIDAGRAAARQLVPVLAVPLVLLACFSIFLAVGYGAEGRQDELAVVALRGARWWTRWWLATGESLVAVLAGAVAGCLAGQLLVNVVAASRFPGVGVDPGWSSLRYAPLAAVAAVAAAVAAQHRQLLSPVSTLLRRNPARRGRRVLITEAVVVVLAVVAGLQLALSNGSLTGLGLFAPALLILAFALVAARLLVPVLTRGAARALRRGRPGTALAGFQLSRRPGAERLFALLVATVGVAGYAACGVDTAARGRDVEAVLGTGAARVLDIGPVYRQQLLAAVRAVDRNGDFAMAVSRLPSGGPAVPSGLAVDSTRLAAVAAWPDGAPAVRAVAARLRPDAAEPAAFAGTDISVAATTTGLGVGRRLRLSLALSSVDGRGDTEVQLGLLQPGRRVYQQRVRLCQGGCRLNGIGLTAVGTALGITGRVVINELGTVNPVATAVPAERLRDPGGWRMAANGRLAADPDGLRIDLDASGGLSAAAWVQPADTPWPLPVAHAGPLPPGAVLTGLDADPLPAVPVAELPAVPLLGRHGTLVDLEYADRVAVDAAEAQLPQVWLNDRAPADIVDRLSARGLTVTGDHRAGLTALRLAAQGPALALWFHLLAAGLAVLLGAGGLVLAAAVDRGRRVEDLTALRVQGLGRRAAGRATLWTYAVLVFAATVVGLLVALGAWALTGWTLPLAGLTPPDLPLPAWPRPGAMLGACGAVAAVLFLVALATGRDLRNRVEAKTVNGRNG, encoded by the coding sequence GTGACCGGCCTCGTCCTCGCCATGGTCTGGCGGCGCCGCGGCCAGGCGGTCACCCTGGCCCTGCTCGCGATGCTGGCGGTCGCGTCGGCGGTGGCCGCGCCGGCCTACCTGATCGCCGCCGACCGGGCGGTCGCGGCCGGGCAGATCTCCACCGCCGCCCCCGGCGAGCTGGGTCTGAGTATCGCCGCGTCGCTCAACCCGCGGGCCGGTGCGGACCCGCTCGCCCCGCCGCCGCTGGACTTCACCACCGTCGCCGCCGCGCTCGTCGACCTGCCCGGGTTCGACTACGTCTACGCCACCGAGTATCCGGCCGTCGGCATCGAGCCGAGCCTGGAGTTCGCCTCCCGGATGGTCTTCCGGCAGGGCGTCTGCGACCACCTGACCCTGCGGGCCGGCCGCTGTCCGGCCGGGGAGGGTGAGCTGCTGCTCGGCGAGCGCACCGCGGCCCGGCTCGGGCTGCGCCCCGGCGACCCGGTCACGCTGACCGGGGCCCGGTTCAACGACGACGCGCAGACCCCGGGGTACGTGCCGGCGGCGGTGCCGCAGCGGCTCACCGTGGTCGGCACCTACACGATCCGGGACGCCGGCGAGGCGTACTGGGGCTCGCACGGCTACTTCACCGCGACGCCCGGCCGGGGGCCGGGCGAGCCGGTCTTCACGCTCATGGCGACGGTGGCCGCGATGGACCATCCGGGCAGCGACGTGTCGATCGACGGCACCGCCGGGCCGGCGGCGCTGGACGTGGACCGCCTCGGTGACCTGCGCGCCGGGGTGGACCGGCTCGGCGACACGGCCGCCAAGCTCGGCTCCGGGGTGCAGCTGAGCACCGGCCTGCCCGGCCTGCTCGACCGGATCGACGCCGGCCGGGCCGCCGCCCGCCAGCTGGTCCCGGTGCTGGCCGTGCCGCTGGTGCTGCTCGCCTGCTTCAGCATCTTCCTGGCGGTCGGCTACGGGGCCGAGGGACGGCAGGACGAGCTCGCGGTGGTCGCGCTGCGCGGCGCCCGCTGGTGGACCCGGTGGTGGCTGGCCACCGGGGAGAGCCTGGTCGCCGTCCTGGCCGGCGCGGTGGCCGGCTGTCTCGCCGGGCAGCTGCTGGTCAACGTGGTGGCGGCGAGCCGGTTCCCAGGCGTCGGCGTGGACCCGGGCTGGTCGTCGCTGCGCTACGCCCCGCTCGCCGCCGTCGCCGCGGTGGCCGCCGCGGTCGCCGCCCAGCACCGCCAGCTGCTCAGCCCGGTCAGCACGCTGCTGCGCCGCAACCCGGCCCGGCGCGGCCGCCGAGTGCTGATCACCGAGGCGGTGGTGGTGGTCCTCGCCGTGGTCGCCGGCCTCCAGCTGGCCCTCTCGAACGGCTCGCTGACCGGCCTGGGCCTGTTCGCCCCGGCCCTGCTGATCCTGGCGTTCGCGCTGGTGGCGGCCCGGCTGCTGGTCCCGGTGCTGACCCGCGGGGCGGCCCGGGCGCTGCGCCGGGGCCGGCCCGGCACCGCCCTGGCCGGGTTCCAGCTGTCCCGCCGGCCCGGCGCCGAACGCCTGTTCGCGCTGCTGGTGGCCACGGTCGGGGTGGCCGGGTACGCCGCCTGCGGGGTGGACACCGCGGCCCGCGGCCGGGACGTCGAGGCGGTCCTCGGCACCGGCGCCGCCCGGGTGCTCGACATCGGGCCGGTCTACCGGCAACAGCTGCTCGCCGCGGTCCGCGCGGTCGACCGGAACGGCGACTTCGCGATGGCGGTCAGCCGGCTGCCCAGCGGCGGCCCGGCAGTGCCGAGTGGCCTGGCGGTGGACAGCACCCGGTTGGCCGCGGTCGCCGCCTGGCCGGACGGCGCTCCGGCGGTGCGGGCGGTGGCCGCCCGGCTGCGCCCGGACGCGGCCGAGCCGGCGGCCTTCGCCGGCACCGACATCAGCGTGGCGGCCACCACGACCGGCCTGGGCGTGGGCCGGCGGCTGCGGCTGAGCCTGGCGCTGAGCTCGGTGGACGGGCGCGGCGACACCGAGGTACAGCTCGGCCTGCTCCAGCCCGGGCGGCGGGTGTACCAGCAGCGGGTGCGGCTCTGCCAGGGCGGCTGCCGGCTCAACGGGATCGGGCTGACCGCTGTCGGCACCGCGCTCGGCATCACCGGCCGCGTGGTGATCAACGAGCTGGGCACGGTGAACCCGGTCGCCACGGCGGTGCCGGCCGAGCGCCTGCGGGACCCTGGCGGGTGGCGGATGGCGGCGAACGGCAGGCTGGCGGCGGACCCGGACGGGCTGCGGATCGACCTGGACGCCTCGGGCGGGCTGTCCGCGGCGGCCTGGGTGCAACCGGCCGACACGCCGTGGCCGCTGCCGGTCGCGCACGCCGGTCCGCTGCCGCCCGGCGCGGTGCTGACCGGGCTGGACGCCGATCCGCTGCCGGCCGTACCGGTCGCCGAGCTGCCGGCGGTGCCACTGCTCGGCCGGCACGGCACCCTGGTCGACCTGGAGTACGCCGACCGGGTGGCGGTCGACGCCGCCGAGGCGCAACTGCCCCAGGTGTGGCTGAACGACCGGGCCCCGGCGGACATCGTGGACCGGTTGTCGGCGCGGGGCCTGACCGTCACCGGCGACCATCGGGCCGGCCTGACCGCGCTGCGGCTGGCCGCGCAGGGTCCGGCGCTCGCGCTCTGGTTCCACCTGCTGGCGGCCGGTCTCGCGGTGCTGCTCGGCGCGGGTGGGCTGGTGCTCGCGGCGGCGGTGGACCGGGGGCGGCGCGTCGAGGACCTCACCGCGCTGCGGGTGCAGGGGCTGGGACGGCGTGCCGCCGGGCGGGCGACGCTCTGGACGTACGCCGTCCTGGTCTTCGCCGCGACGGTGGTCGGCCTGCTCGTCGCCCTGGGCGCCTGGGCGCTGACCGGGTGGACCCTGCCGCTGGCCGGGCTCACCCCGCCGGACCTGCCGTTGCCGGCCTGGCCGCGGCCCGGCGCCATGCTGGGCGCCTGCGGCGCGGTGGCCGCCGTGCTCTTCCTGGTGGCCCTGGCCACCGGGCGTGACCTGCGCAATCGCGTTGAGGCGAAGACCGTGAACGGGAGGAACGGATGA
- a CDS encoding FtsX-like permease family protein — translation MLALVLGAVRTRTAQVLTILALTVVATAVVAAGPWYAAAATARAAEADLAAAPAAQRMLSIRQGALTGGDAAGALEDFRDSVRRMLPMPLDEPVFGLVKPLNVAGGATRPVLAAAFREQFCDRAGLDGRCPRRAGEAAISRDAAQRLGLGLGDRVSLVETPGRVPVVLTVVARYTPAEPDGPYWSDPLYRKDQGLDPAFTPLSTFAAEALQSPTLTLDGRIPDRLFRGAGGFDLAAQLRETDARLAAAKVRLVTTSAGLLTTLHRDRVTIRDGVVTAAVQTLVLTWFAVGLAGRYTGRDRRADAALLKLRGATRLGTLRLVWGQHLVPLLAGALLGAPAGYLLARLLAGPVTDPGDRRAALLLSLAAVAAVLAGGLLVLAVLEALVLRRPVPDLLRGAGAATSATWRSGLVDLLLVAVAGAAVYQSRAGGAGSGLARAAPPLLALTVALLLARLLARAADRGGAAWVRGGHLPAGLTALRVSRQPGTDRVVALLVVAVAVFLTAAGAWSGERVARDERGAAEQGAPRVLRVRAANRTALLTAVRAADPDGRTAMAAVVDTTTDPPVLSVDSGRYAAVADREPLAVSPPGTGTAGPGLPLVTGDRLTVRVRRDGPAPVQLTLTLRQDGTGVPETVSFGVLGPGEQQVSAPVRGCATAPGCRIVRWAVTTPAGPEVTAEVAPRGSAVGVRKMWQANPAADLLGPAELGDVRRWRSGGDGAALDVSTAGGVLRLAPDQNAMMLPVAGAEAWAADVTLPLPVVLAGPGPQARQLDDPVLGLGSGPIPISIRGRVPALPVLGRSGVLTDLEALRRMTGDTEPPGEYQVWLAAGAPDRLVAALTAAGLQVTGDSTRAGRFAQLGRQGPAAVTAFGLLAGLAGLLLAAATCAVAAAVDRRGAGDQLRALRVQGLATRVAVAAGYAGTAAPILAGLLGGTLAALLTGPLTGTRVPPFTDGWDVLPLPPVLGGLALGFGLLTASALLGLTGWLAVQPLVRRLRAAL, via the coding sequence ATGCTTGCGCTCGTTCTCGGTGCCGTGCGGACCAGGACCGCGCAGGTGCTCACCATTCTGGCGCTGACCGTCGTGGCCACAGCGGTCGTCGCCGCCGGGCCCTGGTACGCGGCGGCCGCCACCGCCCGGGCCGCCGAGGCGGATCTCGCCGCCGCGCCCGCGGCGCAGCGGATGCTGTCCATCAGGCAGGGTGCGCTCACCGGTGGCGACGCCGCCGGGGCCCTGGAGGACTTCCGGGATTCGGTACGCCGGATGCTCCCGATGCCCCTCGACGAGCCGGTGTTCGGCCTGGTCAAGCCCCTGAACGTAGCCGGCGGCGCGACCCGGCCGGTGCTCGCCGCGGCGTTCCGCGAGCAGTTCTGTGACCGGGCCGGCCTGGACGGGCGGTGCCCGCGCCGAGCCGGTGAGGCGGCGATCAGCCGGGACGCGGCGCAGCGTCTCGGCCTCGGTCTCGGCGACCGGGTCAGCCTGGTCGAGACGCCGGGGCGGGTCCCGGTGGTGCTCACCGTCGTGGCCCGCTACACGCCCGCCGAACCGGACGGTCCGTACTGGAGTGATCCGCTGTACCGCAAGGACCAGGGACTCGACCCGGCGTTCACCCCACTGTCGACATTCGCCGCCGAGGCGCTCCAGTCGCCCACGCTCACCCTCGACGGCCGGATCCCGGACCGGCTCTTCCGCGGTGCCGGCGGCTTCGACCTGGCCGCCCAGCTGCGCGAGACCGACGCCCGGCTGGCCGCCGCCAAGGTCCGCCTGGTCACCACCAGCGCCGGCCTGCTCACCACCCTGCACCGGGACCGGGTGACCATCCGCGACGGGGTGGTCACCGCCGCCGTGCAGACGCTGGTCCTCACCTGGTTCGCTGTCGGCCTGGCCGGCCGCTACACCGGCCGGGACCGCCGCGCCGACGCCGCCCTGCTCAAGTTGCGCGGCGCGACCCGGCTCGGCACGCTGCGCCTGGTCTGGGGCCAGCATCTGGTCCCGCTGCTGGCCGGCGCCCTGCTCGGCGCGCCCGCCGGGTATCTGCTGGCCCGGCTGCTGGCCGGCCCGGTCACCGACCCGGGCGACCGGCGGGCGGCGCTGCTGCTGTCGCTCGCCGCGGTCGCCGCCGTGCTGGCCGGCGGCCTGCTCGTGCTCGCCGTGCTGGAGGCGCTGGTGCTCCGGCGGCCGGTGCCCGACCTGCTGCGCGGGGCCGGCGCCGCGACGTCCGCGACCTGGCGGTCCGGCCTGGTCGACCTGCTGCTGGTGGCGGTGGCCGGCGCCGCCGTCTACCAGTCCCGGGCTGGTGGCGCCGGCAGCGGGCTGGCCCGCGCCGCCCCGCCGCTGCTCGCGCTGACGGTGGCGCTGCTGCTGGCCCGGCTGCTGGCCCGGGCCGCGGATCGGGGCGGCGCCGCCTGGGTGCGCGGCGGGCACCTGCCGGCCGGGCTCACCGCGCTGCGGGTGTCCCGGCAGCCCGGCACCGATCGGGTGGTCGCGCTGCTGGTGGTGGCGGTAGCGGTCTTCCTCACCGCGGCCGGCGCCTGGTCCGGCGAACGCGTCGCCCGGGACGAGCGCGGCGCCGCCGAGCAGGGCGCGCCCCGGGTGCTGCGGGTGCGGGCGGCGAACCGGACCGCCCTGCTCACCGCGGTCCGCGCGGCCGACCCGGACGGCCGAACCGCGATGGCCGCGGTGGTCGACACCACCACCGACCCGCCGGTGCTGTCGGTGGACAGCGGACGGTACGCCGCGGTCGCCGACCGCGAGCCGCTGGCCGTGTCACCGCCCGGGACCGGGACCGCCGGGCCGGGGTTGCCGCTGGTCACCGGTGACCGGCTGACCGTGCGGGTGCGCCGGGACGGTCCGGCTCCGGTGCAGCTCACGCTCACCCTGCGGCAGGACGGGACCGGCGTGCCGGAGACGGTGTCGTTCGGCGTGCTCGGGCCGGGGGAGCAGCAGGTCAGCGCGCCGGTGCGGGGCTGCGCGACGGCGCCCGGCTGCCGGATCGTCCGCTGGGCGGTGACCACGCCCGCCGGTCCGGAGGTGACGGCCGAGGTGGCGCCGCGGGGGAGTGCGGTGGGCGTACGGAAGATGTGGCAGGCGAACCCGGCGGCGGACCTGCTCGGCCCGGCCGAACTCGGTGATGTGCGGCGGTGGCGGTCCGGTGGCGACGGCGCCGCGCTCGACGTCTCCACCGCCGGTGGGGTGTTGCGCCTGGCCCCCGACCAGAACGCGATGATGCTGCCGGTGGCCGGCGCGGAGGCCTGGGCGGCGGACGTCACGCTGCCGCTGCCGGTGGTGCTGGCCGGGCCCGGACCGCAGGCCCGGCAGCTCGACGACCCGGTCCTCGGTCTGGGGTCCGGTCCGATACCGATCAGCATCCGGGGGCGCGTGCCGGCGCTGCCGGTGCTCGGCCGTTCCGGGGTGCTCACCGACCTGGAGGCGCTGCGCCGGATGACCGGCGACACCGAGCCGCCGGGCGAGTACCAGGTGTGGCTGGCGGCCGGCGCGCCGGACCGCCTGGTCGCGGCGCTGACCGCGGCCGGGCTGCAGGTGACCGGGGACAGCACCCGGGCCGGCCGGTTCGCCCAGCTGGGGCGGCAGGGCCCGGCCGCGGTCACCGCATTCGGGCTGCTCGCCGGGCTGGCCGGGCTGCTGCTCGCGGCGGCCACCTGCGCGGTGGCCGCGGCGGTGGACCGGCGCGGCGCCGGTGACCAGTTGCGCGCCCTCCGGGTGCAGGGACTGGCGACCCGGGTGGCGGTCGCCGCCGGGTACGCCGGAACCGCCGCGCCGATCCTCGCCGGCCTGCTCGGCGGCACCCTCGCCGCGCTGCTCACCGGGCCGCTGACCGGCACCCGGGTGCCGCCGTTCACCGACGGCTGGGACGTGCTGCCGCTGCCCCCGGTGCTCGGCGGCCTCGCCCTCGGGTTCGGCCTGCTGACCGCTTCCGCCCTGCTCGGCCTGACCGGCTGGCTGGCCGTTCAGCCGCTCGTCCGGCGCCTGCGAGCGGCGCTGTGA
- a CDS encoding magnesium transporter CorA family protein — protein MTTVISCPVQTRLYAEGRVIEQDFGFDALAGHLREHPASFAWVDLYQPQPADLAAVAEEFDLHPLAVEDALAEHERPKLDHYPGHLFINVYAVEYRPAETGPRTDKTEISAFITKRVLITVRKADSDVRRLIERWDTEPHLAVQGGVNYLVYGLLDLVVDGQYAAARAIDEAMDSVEDVMLGEGGAPRPVRLRGFALRRALAALRRAVAPMPDLVHEVDRAEIELVNDHLKPYYRDVEDHAQRTVESIEHSLTRINELLDADLAEQSNVLNDVTRKLAAWAAIIAVPTALTGYFGQNLPYPGFGKFWGFLQSLALIAVSASALFFYLKKRGWL, from the coding sequence GTGACCACAGTGATCTCCTGTCCGGTGCAGACCCGGCTCTACGCCGAGGGCCGGGTGATCGAGCAGGACTTCGGGTTCGACGCACTCGCCGGCCACCTGCGTGAGCATCCCGCGTCGTTCGCCTGGGTGGACCTCTACCAGCCGCAGCCGGCCGATCTCGCGGCCGTCGCCGAGGAGTTCGACCTGCACCCGCTCGCCGTCGAGGACGCCCTCGCCGAGCACGAACGCCCCAAGCTGGACCACTATCCCGGTCACCTGTTCATCAACGTCTACGCGGTGGAGTACCGGCCCGCCGAGACCGGTCCGCGGACAGACAAGACCGAGATCAGCGCGTTCATCACCAAGCGGGTGCTGATCACGGTGCGCAAGGCGGACTCCGACGTGCGCCGGCTGATCGAGCGCTGGGACACCGAACCGCACCTGGCCGTCCAGGGCGGCGTGAACTACCTGGTCTACGGTCTGCTCGACCTGGTCGTCGACGGGCAGTACGCGGCGGCCCGGGCGATCGACGAGGCGATGGACTCGGTCGAGGACGTGATGCTCGGGGAGGGCGGCGCGCCCCGGCCGGTCCGGCTGCGCGGCTTCGCCCTGCGCCGCGCGCTGGCCGCCCTGCGCCGGGCGGTGGCTCCCATGCCGGACCTGGTCCACGAGGTCGACCGGGCCGAGATCGAGCTGGTGAACGACCATCTGAAGCCGTATTACCGGGATGTCGAGGACCATGCCCAGCGGACCGTCGAGTCGATCGAGCACTCGCTCACCCGGATCAACGAGCTGCTCGACGCCGACCTCGCCGAGCAGAGCAACGTGCTCAACGACGTCACCCGCAAGCTCGCCGCCTGGGCCGCGATCATCGCGGTGCCGACCGCGCTCACCGGCTACTTCGGGCAGAACCTGCCCTATCCCGGATTCGGGAAGTTCTGGGGATTCCTGCAGAGCCTCGCACTGATCGCCGTCTCGGCCAGCGCCCTCTTCTTCTACCTCAAGAAACGCGGCTGGCTATAG
- a CDS encoding nicotinamide mononucleotide transporter family protein codes for MTWLDHLLTSFYTAKWQVTPDQAIYWREIVGNAFGLGSALFGLRRNAWAWPVGIVGNVLLFTVFLGQALGNDQGTPLYGQAARQVFFLITSVYGWWRWQRNRRLDHGTAVVPHWAGHRQRLIFVPAALAAVAGCFFVFRAIGAGFPVPWWYYLADSWIFVGSMLATFAMARGWVEFWLCWIAVDLVGVPELLHFGYYPSAVLYAVYAGFVIWGFVVWLRLSRRFETRQDQVYAHTGD; via the coding sequence GTGACTTGGCTCGACCATCTGCTGACCTCGTTCTACACCGCCAAGTGGCAGGTGACCCCGGACCAGGCGATCTACTGGCGCGAGATCGTCGGTAACGCGTTCGGGCTCGGTTCGGCGCTGTTCGGCCTGCGCCGCAACGCCTGGGCGTGGCCGGTCGGGATCGTCGGCAACGTGCTGCTGTTCACCGTCTTCCTGGGCCAGGCGCTCGGCAACGACCAGGGCACCCCGCTGTACGGCCAGGCCGCCCGCCAGGTGTTCTTCCTGATCACCAGCGTTTACGGCTGGTGGCGCTGGCAGCGCAACCGGCGGCTCGACCACGGCACCGCGGTGGTCCCGCACTGGGCCGGCCACCGGCAGCGCCTGATCTTCGTTCCCGCCGCGCTGGCCGCCGTGGCCGGCTGCTTCTTCGTGTTCCGCGCGATCGGCGCCGGCTTCCCGGTCCCCTGGTGGTACTACCTGGCCGACTCGTGGATCTTCGTGGGGTCGATGCTGGCGACGTTCGCGATGGCCCGCGGCTGGGTGGAGTTCTGGCTCTGCTGGATCGCCGTCGACCTGGTCGGCGTACCGGAGCTGCTGCACTTCGGCTACTACCCGTCAGCGGTGCTCTACGCGGTCTACGCGGGCTTCGTCATCTGGGGTTTCGTCGTCTGGCTGCGGCTCTCGCGGCGCTTTGAAACGCGTCAGGACCAGGTGTACGCCCACACCGGCGACTAG
- a CDS encoding benzoate/H(+) symporter BenE family transporter, whose translation MKVPISALVAGLVAVLVSFSGPFVVVLTAASAAHLTTAQTTSWVWAIAVGSGLSGLVLSLVTRMPVITAWSTPGAALLVGSLGAYRYSDAIGAFLFAAAGMTILGFSGLFGRILARVPRGIISAMLAGILLPFALEAFRQLPGAPAIVLSVLVGYFLGRRLLPNYAVLFALAAGTLVAALGHDLHLGGIPVRITLPHLTVPSLNWSALVSIGLPLLIVTMASQNAPGLAVLKSSGYQPDDRLLLTGTGLTSVLLAPFGSHGINLAAITAAICTGEQAHPNPRLRYVAGVACGAFYLVCGLLGTGLVGFFTALPKPLVAAVCGVALLGALLGSLAGALDDRPAREGALVTLAATASGMTVAHVGAAFWGLVAGVGVHLVLTRFKAPREPQPDDETPDDEARVDRVEHR comes from the coding sequence GTGAAGGTACCGATCAGCGCCCTGGTAGCGGGCCTAGTCGCCGTCCTGGTGAGCTTCTCCGGCCCGTTCGTGGTGGTGCTCACCGCCGCCTCGGCCGCCCACCTGACCACCGCCCAGACCACCTCGTGGGTCTGGGCGATCGCTGTCGGCAGTGGTCTGTCCGGCCTGGTGCTCAGCCTGGTCACCCGGATGCCGGTGATCACCGCGTGGTCCACGCCCGGTGCGGCGCTGCTGGTCGGCTCGCTGGGCGCGTACCGATACTCGGACGCGATCGGCGCGTTCCTGTTCGCCGCCGCCGGGATGACCATCCTCGGCTTCTCCGGGCTGTTCGGCCGGATCCTGGCCCGGGTGCCGCGGGGCATCATCTCGGCGATGCTGGCCGGCATCCTGCTGCCGTTCGCGCTGGAGGCGTTCCGCCAGCTGCCGGGCGCGCCGGCGATCGTCCTGTCGGTGCTCGTGGGGTACTTCCTGGGCCGGCGCCTGCTGCCCAACTACGCGGTGCTGTTCGCCCTCGCGGCGGGCACCCTGGTCGCCGCGCTCGGCCACGACCTGCACCTCGGCGGGATCCCGGTGCGGATCACCCTCCCGCACCTGACGGTGCCGAGTCTCAACTGGTCGGCGCTGGTCAGCATCGGCCTGCCGCTGCTGATCGTCACGATGGCCTCGCAGAACGCGCCGGGCCTCGCGGTGCTGAAGAGCAGCGGATACCAGCCGGACGACCGGCTGCTGCTCACCGGCACCGGCCTCACCTCGGTGCTGCTCGCCCCGTTCGGCAGTCACGGGATCAACCTGGCGGCGATCACCGCGGCGATCTGCACCGGCGAGCAGGCCCACCCGAACCCGCGGCTGCGCTACGTGGCCGGGGTCGCCTGCGGCGCCTTCTACCTGGTCTGCGGCCTGCTCGGCACCGGCCTGGTCGGCTTCTTCACCGCGCTGCCGAAACCGCTGGTCGCCGCGGTCTGCGGGGTCGCCCTGCTGGGCGCGCTGCTGGGCAGCCTGGCCGGCGCCCTCGACGACCGGCCGGCCCGCGAGGGCGCCCTGGTCACCCTGGCCGCCACCGCGTCCGGGATGACCGTGGCGCACGTCGGCGCGGCCTTCTGGGGACTAGTCGCCGGTGTGGGCGTACACCTGGTCCTGACGCGTTTCAAAGCGCCGCGAGAGCCGCAGCCAGACGACGAAACCCCAGATGACGAAGCCCGCGTAGACCGCGTAGAGCACCGCTGA